The following are from one region of the Advenella mimigardefordensis DPN7 genome:
- a CDS encoding heme biosynthesis HemY N-terminal domain-containing protein encodes MRTSLKLLVLFAVAVAAALLLRDSSGYFMVVTGDERRTVSLAAGLVFIVIAFFIFYLVFRFIGVLMDAPTRWRNWNQRRHTRKDYDLLERGWVELLEGRSSPAEKDLTRLLNRSRDNGRAALASLAAAKAAHNQSRYAERDALLLTAQSKAQGNPRMLDATTTIRAEMLLEQGESKQALALLEPLAQAGGANQDHLQRLLLRGYKQLGNQDKLLQVARTLSKKGAIDTFEGQRLIEHAGAAVMKATTRDSWANTWKSFSSAEKAMPLVALAAAEKAQAAGHFDTAGQILEASLREHIDARLLNAYVQCPADQVNGRLTKAQQWLEKDENNPDLLNALGFLCLAAQLWGQAERYLTRSLKLREDPRTHTLLGALYDRLGKPAEAVKHWRFATASISMLPTVEGEKYLPAADTRMDPDGPPDRKRAEQQVEPERADEASAKTIYAKRQEADDEYFDSAPIPGIRADELNEKS; translated from the coding sequence ATGCGAACCAGTTTGAAATTACTTGTCCTGTTTGCTGTTGCCGTTGCTGCTGCGCTATTGCTGCGTGATTCCAGTGGCTATTTCATGGTGGTGACCGGCGATGAACGCCGGACGGTTTCGCTGGCGGCGGGCCTGGTATTCATCGTCATTGCCTTTTTCATTTTTTATCTGGTCTTCCGTTTCATCGGTGTTCTGATGGATGCGCCAACAAGATGGCGTAACTGGAATCAGCGCCGTCATACCCGTAAGGACTACGATCTGCTGGAGCGCGGCTGGGTGGAATTGCTGGAGGGACGCAGCAGCCCTGCAGAGAAGGATCTGACTCGTTTGCTCAATCGCAGTCGTGATAACGGTCGTGCTGCCCTGGCCAGTCTGGCGGCAGCCAAGGCGGCGCATAATCAGTCGCGCTATGCCGAACGTGATGCACTGCTTTTAACGGCACAATCCAAGGCCCAGGGTAACCCCAGAATGCTGGATGCCACAACCACCATCCGTGCAGAAATGCTGCTGGAGCAGGGTGAGTCCAAACAGGCACTGGCATTGCTTGAACCATTGGCACAAGCCGGGGGCGCGAATCAGGACCATCTCCAGCGGCTGCTGCTGCGCGGCTACAAGCAACTTGGCAATCAGGATAAATTGTTGCAGGTCGCCCGTACGCTCAGCAAGAAAGGTGCTATCGACACGTTCGAGGGGCAACGCCTTATTGAGCACGCCGGTGCGGCGGTCATGAAAGCGACGACGCGCGATAGTTGGGCCAATACCTGGAAATCATTCAGCAGCGCCGAGAAAGCCATGCCGCTGGTCGCACTGGCTGCGGCCGAGAAAGCACAGGCGGCAGGCCACTTCGACACAGCAGGACAGATTCTGGAAGCGTCGTTACGCGAACATATTGACGCCCGGCTGCTCAACGCCTACGTACAGTGTCCGGCCGATCAGGTGAATGGGCGTCTGACCAAAGCACAGCAATGGCTGGAAAAAGACGAGAACAATCCTGATCTGCTTAACGCACTGGGTTTTCTGTGCCTGGCTGCGCAGTTATGGGGGCAGGCCGAGCGTTATCTGACACGCAGTCTCAAGTTGCGTGAAGATCCGCGTACACATACCTTACTTGGCGCGCTTTATGACCGTCTGGGCAAGCCTGCCGAGGCAGTCAAACATTGGCGGTTCGCAACGGCATCGATCTCCATGCTACCCACGGTGGAGGGAGAAAAATATCTGCCGGCAGCCGATACCCGTATGGATCCGGACGGCCCGCCTGATCGCAAGCGTGCCGAGCAGCAGGTTGAGCCGGAACGCGCAGATGAAGCATCTGCAAAAACCATTTATGCCAAACGACAGGAAGCCGATGATGAGTACTTTGATAGTGCGCCTATTCCCGGTATCCGCGCCGATGAATTGAATGAAAAATCGTAA
- the ppa gene encoding inorganic diphosphatase, translating to MSLKNVPAGSKTPEEFNVVIEIPMNADPVKYEVDKDTGAVYVDRFMMTAMHYPCNYGYIPDTLADDGDPVDVLVITPFPVAVGSVIKCRALGVLQMDDEAGGDAKLLARPVDKLYPPYSSLNAHTDLPELDLQRIQHFFEHYKDLEKGKWVKVKGWEGIDAAHAEITSSIERFQKGK from the coding sequence ATGAGCTTGAAAAATGTCCCGGCCGGTTCCAAAACACCGGAAGAATTCAATGTTGTAATTGAAATTCCGATGAATGCCGATCCGGTTAAATACGAAGTAGATAAAGACACCGGTGCGGTGTATGTTGATCGCTTCATGATGACGGCCATGCATTATCCCTGCAACTATGGCTATATTCCGGATACACTGGCTGACGATGGTGATCCGGTGGATGTGCTGGTGATTACACCGTTTCCCGTTGCCGTTGGATCAGTTATCAAATGCCGTGCCCTGGGCGTGTTGCAAATGGATGACGAAGCAGGTGGTGACGCTAAACTGCTGGCCCGTCCGGTAGACAAACTGTATCCTCCCTATAGCTCCCTGAATGCCCATACTGATCTGCCAGAGCTGGATCTGCAGCGTATCCAGCACTTTTTCGAGCATTACAAAGATCTCGAAAAAGGCAAGTGGGTGAAAGTGAAGGGTTGGGAAGGCATTGATGCGGCGCATGCCGAGATCACCAGCAGTATCGAACGATTCCAGAAAGGTAAATAA
- a CDS encoding fumarylacetoacetate hydrolase family protein, giving the protein MTYVFPAPEVVSLAIAGSDARFPVRRVYCVGRNYAEHAKEMGFTGREDPFFFSKPADALLPIADGETGQMPYPSKTSNLHYEMELVVAIGKRGKDVSVEEAAQMVFGYALGLDMTRRDLQGEAKKQGRPWEVGKAFDLSGPIGPVHPAATVKDIDTAAISLDVNGETRQSSTIASLIWSIPESIAYLSGLFELQPGDLIFSGTPEGVGAVVAGDELVGKVEGLGQLNVRIV; this is encoded by the coding sequence ATGACTTATGTATTTCCCGCCCCTGAGGTGGTTTCCCTTGCGATTGCTGGTAGCGATGCACGTTTCCCGGTGCGTCGTGTTTACTGCGTAGGACGCAATTACGCCGAGCATGCCAAGGAAATGGGTTTTACCGGCCGTGAAGATCCGTTCTTTTTCAGCAAACCTGCTGACGCATTGCTGCCTATCGCCGATGGTGAAACCGGACAAATGCCGTATCCATCCAAAACGTCCAACCTGCACTACGAAATGGAATTGGTTGTCGCCATTGGCAAAAGGGGCAAGGACGTGTCTGTAGAGGAGGCTGCGCAGATGGTTTTCGGCTACGCACTGGGTCTGGACATGACCCGACGTGATCTGCAGGGCGAGGCCAAGAAGCAGGGTCGGCCCTGGGAAGTGGGCAAGGCCTTTGATCTGTCAGGCCCTATCGGACCTGTGCATCCGGCGGCAACGGTTAAGGACATTGACACGGCGGCAATCTCGCTGGATGTGAACGGTGAAACGCGTCAGAGCAGCACCATCGCGTCGCTGATCTGGTCCATTCCGGAATCCATTGCGTATCTGTCCGGCCTGTTTGAGCTGCAGCCCGGCGATCTGATTTTTTCCGGCACCCCCGAAGGCGTGGGCGCGGTCGTTGCCGGCGATGAGCTGGTCGGTAAAGTTGAAGGACTGGGCCAGTTGAACGTGCGAATCGTCTGA
- a CDS encoding DUF5339 family protein, protein MNLNKTRLAVLAAVMAGVVGLAGCDKGSDSAAPETPAATSEAPATPAPAAEPAAPAAPAESSPAPADSGTASSSAAGETPAPAADSSAGADSNLPQTCQDYFKKAEDLVAKAGGSADQMKQMMDQQRSQMAAIKDQAQLESSCKQALDMLDQQMKQMPQ, encoded by the coding sequence ATGAATTTAAATAAAACACGTCTGGCGGTGCTGGCTGCCGTCATGGCTGGCGTTGTTGGGCTGGCCGGGTGTGACAAAGGCTCGGATTCTGCCGCACCCGAAACGCCTGCGGCGACATCCGAGGCGCCAGCCACGCCGGCGCCGGCTGCGGAGCCTGCAGCACCTGCTGCGCCGGCAGAGTCTTCACCGGCGCCGGCTGATTCCGGTACTGCATCTTCCTCTGCTGCAGGTGAGACGCCAGCGCCAGCGGCCGATTCTTCGGCTGGGGCAGACAGTAACCTGCCGCAAACCTGCCAGGATTACTTCAAAAAGGCCGAGGACCTGGTTGCGAAGGCAGGCGGTTCTGCTGATCAGATGAAACAGATGATGGATCAACAGCGCTCACAGATGGCCGCGATCAAGGATCAGGCGCAACTGGAGTCCAGCTGCAAGCAGGCACTGGATATGCTGGATCAGCAGATGAAACAAATGCCACAATAA